A region of Maribacter algicola DNA encodes the following proteins:
- a CDS encoding RidA family protein: MKQILPIIFMCLVVGCKNEMPKNEIEKLPLDENYDPEANLNRLGIELRSIGKPVANYVHAVRTGNLLFLAGKGPRQSNGENVVGKLGLDLTVEEGYNAAREAAINQLSVLKEELGDLRKVKRIVNVKGMVNAVPEFTEQSKVINGYSDLMVEVFGEKGKHSRAAVGMGSLPGNMSVEVEMVVEIYE, from the coding sequence ATGAAACAAATTTTGCCTATCATTTTTATGTGTTTAGTAGTGGGCTGTAAAAATGAAATGCCCAAAAATGAAATTGAAAAACTTCCTTTGGATGAGAATTACGATCCGGAAGCGAATTTAAATCGATTAGGCATTGAATTAAGGTCCATAGGAAAGCCCGTAGCCAACTATGTACATGCAGTACGAACTGGAAATTTGCTTTTTCTTGCCGGAAAAGGTCCTCGACAGTCAAATGGAGAGAACGTCGTAGGGAAGTTGGGTTTGGATTTAACGGTGGAAGAAGGCTACAATGCAGCTAGGGAGGCGGCCATCAATCAGTTGTCCGTGCTAAAGGAAGAGCTTGGTGATTTACGTAAGGTTAAGCGTATTGTAAATGTAAAGGGTATGGTGAATGCAGTTCCGGAATTTACTGAACAATCCAAGGTTATCAATGGCTATTCAGATCTTATGGTCGAGGTTTTTGGTGAAAAGGGAAAACATTCAAGGGCGGCCGTAGGAATGGGTTCCTTACCTGGTAATATGTCGGTGGAGGTAGAAATGGTTGTCGAGATATATGAGTAA
- a CDS encoding MFS transporter: MTSSTATSNVNANRLFYASCFALITTAFSFSIRAGILPQLGEELSLSAEQLGFINSMWFLGFPISMVIGGLIYHKVGGKAIMNFAFFAHAVGIILTIYSGSYIGLLISTLLIGLGNGCTEAACNPMIADAYQGTRMSTMMNRFHMWFPGGIVIGSLISKFMTDAGLSWETQIWVIVIPTLIYGYLFLGQSWPKAKVEEGATLSGNLKAMISPLFIFMIICMALTAASEFIPQQWSSIILAKSGAQPMLILALVTGIMAVARYFGGDMVKKFDQTGVLLGSAVLATIGVYLFSTQTGAMAYVAAIFFALGVAYFWPNMIGFVADKIPKSGALGMSIIGAVGMFSQTIFQPITGMWIDSDLEKVAATGLTGDELELVAGQETMRTITIFPALAVVMFVILYFWMKNKNSGKVATA; the protein is encoded by the coding sequence ATGACGAGTTCAACAGCAACTTCAAACGTGAATGCTAACAGATTGTTCTATGCAAGTTGTTTCGCATTGATTACTACAGCCTTTTCCTTTAGTATTAGAGCTGGTATTTTGCCTCAATTAGGAGAGGAATTAAGTCTTTCTGCAGAACAATTGGGATTTATTAACTCCATGTGGTTTTTGGGATTCCCAATTTCCATGGTCATTGGAGGGTTGATTTACCATAAGGTAGGTGGTAAGGCCATTATGAATTTTGCTTTTTTTGCACACGCCGTAGGAATTATTCTCACTATATATTCAGGAAGTTATATTGGACTCCTTATTTCAACCTTATTGATAGGACTTGGTAACGGATGTACGGAAGCCGCTTGTAACCCAATGATCGCGGATGCTTATCAAGGAACTAGAATGAGTACCATGATGAACAGGTTCCACATGTGGTTCCCTGGAGGAATTGTAATTGGTAGTTTGATTTCAAAATTTATGACGGACGCTGGGTTGAGTTGGGAAACCCAAATTTGGGTCATCGTAATTCCTACACTCATCTACGGGTATTTATTTTTAGGGCAGTCATGGCCAAAGGCAAAAGTAGAAGAAGGTGCCACTTTGAGTGGCAATCTGAAAGCTATGATTTCTCCTTTATTCATTTTTATGATCATCTGTATGGCACTTACCGCCGCCTCAGAATTCATTCCACAACAATGGTCGAGCATTATTCTAGCGAAGAGTGGAGCACAGCCTATGCTTATCTTGGCCCTTGTGACCGGTATTATGGCCGTGGCCAGATACTTTGGAGGTGATATGGTGAAAAAATTCGACCAAACGGGCGTACTATTGGGGTCTGCCGTATTGGCTACGATAGGCGTGTATCTCTTCAGTACGCAAACGGGAGCCATGGCTTATGTAGCCGCTATCTTTTTTGCTTTGGGCGTCGCTTATTTTTGGCCGAATATGATTGGTTTTGTGGCAGATAAAATACCAAAGAGTGGTGCCTTGGGTATGTCCATCATTGGTGCAGTGGGGATGTTTTCCCAAACAATCTTCCAACCTATTACAGGTATGTGGATAGATTCCGACCTAGAAAAAGTAGCCGCTACAGGACTAACAGGTGATGAATTGGAACTCGTGGCCGGACAGGAAACCATGCGTACAATAACCATTTTCCCTGCCTTGGCCGTTGTAATGTTCGTTATCCTGTATTTTTGGATGAAGAATAAGAATTCTGGGAAAGTAGCTACTGCTTAA
- the scpA gene encoding methylmalonyl-CoA mutase → MSRRDVQHISLKLRRINNDSSKEPLDEFETAEGIPLKRTYSESDLDLLEHLDFPAGLPPFLRGPYATMYVQKPWTIRQYAGFSTAEESNAFYRRNLEGGQKGLSVAFDLPTHRGYDSDHERVVGDVGKAGVAIDSVEDMKVLFDGIPLDKMSVSMTMNGAVIPVMAFYIVAAEEQGISKEQLTGTIQNDILKEFMVRNTYIYPPGPSMRLVADIFEYTSQNMPKFNSISISGYHMHEAGAPAHMELAYTLADGLEYIRTGLEAGLNIDDFAPRLSFFWGIGMNHFMEIAKLRAGRILWAKLVKKFSPQNVKSLMLRTHCQTSGWSLTEQDPFNNVARTTIEAMAAVFGGTQSLHTNALDEAIALPTDFSARIARETQLFLQEETKITKTVDPWAGSYYLESLTDELAHKAWKLIEEVEELGGMTKAIEAGIPKIRIEEAAAKKQARLDSGKDVLVGVNKYRLKQEDNLSILEVDNEKVRIQQIDRLTTLKAQRNEEQVRQILNRITNAAIDSLEKNKKRDNLLALAVEAARSRATLGEISQALEVAYGRHTATNNTISGVYSKEIKQDDSFKKAVRMADELAEQEGRRPRIMVAKMGQDGHDRGAKVVATAYADIGFDVDIGPLFQTPKEVAKQAVENDVHVLGISSLTAGHKTLVPAVIEELKAYNRGDILVVVGGVIPKQDYAFLKEKGVTAIYGPGTKISEAAIEILEILLKNI, encoded by the coding sequence ATGAGTAGAAGGGACGTACAGCATATCAGTCTTAAACTAAGAAGAATCAATAATGACTCCTCAAAAGAACCGCTTGATGAATTTGAGACTGCAGAGGGAATACCGTTGAAGCGAACGTATTCGGAAAGCGATCTGGACCTATTGGAACACTTGGACTTCCCTGCCGGATTACCTCCTTTTTTACGAGGTCCCTATGCAACGATGTATGTTCAAAAACCATGGACCATCAGGCAGTATGCCGGTTTTTCAACGGCGGAGGAGAGCAACGCATTTTACAGAAGAAATTTGGAAGGAGGGCAAAAGGGCTTATCAGTAGCCTTTGATCTTCCTACCCATAGAGGTTATGATAGTGACCATGAAAGAGTGGTAGGTGACGTAGGCAAGGCCGGAGTTGCCATTGATTCCGTGGAGGATATGAAGGTCTTGTTCGATGGAATTCCGTTGGATAAAATGTCGGTTTCCATGACCATGAACGGTGCCGTAATTCCTGTTATGGCCTTTTACATTGTGGCTGCCGAGGAGCAAGGTATTTCCAAGGAGCAATTGACGGGAACCATCCAAAACGATATCCTGAAGGAATTTATGGTTCGCAACACCTATATCTATCCACCAGGGCCATCCATGCGTTTGGTAGCTGATATATTCGAATATACCAGTCAAAACATGCCCAAATTCAACAGCATCAGTATTTCCGGATATCACATGCACGAAGCGGGTGCCCCGGCCCATATGGAATTGGCCTATACCTTGGCAGACGGTTTGGAGTATATTAGGACAGGTTTGGAGGCAGGTCTCAATATAGATGATTTTGCACCAAGGCTCTCCTTCTTTTGGGGTATTGGAATGAACCATTTCATGGAAATAGCCAAGTTACGGGCCGGAAGAATACTTTGGGCCAAATTGGTAAAGAAGTTCAGTCCACAAAATGTAAAGTCCTTAATGTTGAGAACCCATTGTCAAACCAGTGGGTGGAGTTTAACGGAACAGGATCCTTTCAATAATGTAGCCAGGACCACCATAGAGGCCATGGCCGCGGTGTTTGGAGGAACGCAAAGTCTACATACCAATGCCTTGGATGAAGCGATAGCATTGCCTACCGATTTTTCGGCAAGAATTGCACGGGAAACCCAATTATTTCTGCAGGAAGAAACCAAAATTACCAAGACCGTTGATCCTTGGGCAGGCAGTTATTACCTAGAATCTTTGACCGATGAATTGGCACATAAGGCTTGGAAGCTTATTGAGGAAGTGGAGGAACTTGGCGGAATGACCAAAGCGATTGAGGCCGGAATTCCCAAAATAAGGATCGAGGAGGCAGCGGCCAAAAAACAGGCCCGCTTGGATAGTGGCAAAGATGTTCTCGTAGGGGTCAACAAATATCGTCTGAAACAGGAGGATAACCTGAGTATTTTGGAGGTTGACAATGAAAAGGTACGAATCCAGCAAATAGATCGGTTGACTACATTGAAGGCACAACGTAATGAAGAACAAGTACGTCAGATATTGAATCGTATCACTAATGCTGCAATAGATTCCCTTGAAAAAAACAAAAAGCGCGATAATTTACTAGCTTTAGCGGTAGAAGCGGCAAGGTCAAGGGCTACCTTGGGCGAAATCAGTCAGGCACTTGAGGTAGCTTATGGTAGGCATACCGCAACCAATAATACCATTTCGGGCGTGTATTCCAAAGAAATCAAACAAGACGATAGTTTTAAAAAGGCCGTCCGCATGGCAGATGAATTGGCGGAGCAAGAAGGGCGACGCCCTCGGATTATGGTAGCCAAAATGGGGCAGGACGGACACGATCGCGGGGCTAAGGTGGTGGCTACGGCCTATGCCGATATTGGTTTTGACGTGGATATAGGTCCCCTTTTCCAAACACCAAAGGAAGTTGCCAAACAGGCGGTGGAGAATGATGTTCATGTTTTAGGGATCTCATCCTTGACAGCGGGACATAAAACCCTGGTGCCGGCCGTTATTGAGGAACTTAAGGCATATAATAGAGGTGACATACTTGTCGTGGTGGGAGGTGTCATTCCCAAACAGGACTATGCATTCCTAAAGGAAAAAGGAGTTACCGCCATTTATGGGCCTGGAACTAAAATTAGCGAGGCCGCAATCGAAATACTGGAAATTTTACTGAAGAATATATAA
- a CDS encoding methylmalonyl-CoA mutase subunit beta, giving the protein MSKKKVAPLFEEFPPVSAKAWKQKIQYDLKGADYNEELVWKSREGIHVKPFYHREDLVEPCLSTDSEKTWKIGQSIYAGNAKAANKRAHTLLGNGVEVLHVNIPNEEVQFQEIIKNIDLENIPVSIQFNYLSTSYVESLLKSVGNLKSKVHLHIDIIGNLARTGNWFHNLSKDHEILELLIKTEAKNLLSVDTTLYENAGADIVQQLGYGLAHVHEYVQHLNNKGLLKNLEKIDFKVAIGGNYFFEIAKLRALRLLWATLMDDYDIKADCHIVAEPSRRNKTLYDYNMNMVRTTSECMSAILGGAQVVFNHAYDKIYHKDNAFSSRIALNQLLILKEEAYFDKVKNAADGAYYMESLTRQLAEKALILFKSVEKEGGFLRQLKTGAVQQNIREAANRQQEQFNQRNEVLVGTNKFVTGSDAMKTHLELYPFVKTAPRKTLIEPIIESRLAEAMEQKRLKDE; this is encoded by the coding sequence ATGTCAAAGAAAAAAGTAGCACCTCTTTTCGAAGAATTTCCTCCCGTTTCCGCCAAAGCTTGGAAGCAGAAAATCCAGTATGACTTAAAGGGAGCCGACTATAATGAGGAATTGGTATGGAAATCCAGGGAGGGAATCCATGTAAAACCCTTTTATCACAGGGAAGACTTGGTGGAACCCTGCCTCTCAACGGATTCCGAAAAGACATGGAAAATAGGGCAGTCCATATATGCTGGGAATGCTAAGGCTGCCAACAAAAGAGCCCATACATTATTGGGAAATGGTGTGGAGGTACTTCATGTTAACATTCCCAATGAAGAGGTACAGTTTCAGGAAATTATAAAGAATATTGATTTGGAGAACATCCCTGTTTCCATTCAGTTCAATTACTTATCGACTTCCTATGTAGAGTCACTGCTCAAGTCCGTTGGAAATTTAAAATCGAAAGTTCATTTACATATCGATATCATAGGGAATTTGGCACGTACTGGAAATTGGTTCCATAACCTATCAAAAGATCATGAAATTCTGGAGCTACTTATAAAAACCGAAGCAAAGAATCTTTTGAGCGTTGACACCACGTTGTATGAAAATGCCGGGGCGGATATTGTGCAACAACTTGGATATGGTCTTGCCCATGTCCATGAATATGTTCAGCATTTGAATAACAAGGGCCTTTTAAAAAACTTGGAAAAAATCGATTTTAAAGTGGCCATTGGGGGTAACTATTTCTTTGAGATAGCCAAATTGAGGGCATTACGGCTACTTTGGGCTACTTTGATGGACGATTATGATATCAAGGCGGATTGCCACATAGTCGCCGAACCTTCTCGAAGGAACAAAACCCTGTACGATTACAATATGAATATGGTTAGAACCACTTCAGAATGCATGAGCGCAATTCTTGGTGGTGCACAGGTAGTTTTCAATCACGCTTACGATAAAATATACCATAAGGACAATGCTTTTTCTAGCCGTATCGCCTTAAACCAGTTATTGATCTTAAAGGAGGAAGCTTATTTCGATAAGGTGAAAAATGCAGCCGATGGGGCCTATTATATGGAGTCCCTCACCCGCCAATTGGCCGAAAAGGCATTGATTTTATTTAAATCCGTTGAAAAGGAAGGAGGATTCCTAAGGCAGTTAAAAACAGGAGCAGTTCAGCAAAATATCAGGGAAGCCGCTAACAGACAACAGGAGCAATTTAACCAAAGAAACGAAGTGCTTGTGGGCACCAATAAATTTGTAACCGGTTCCGATGCGATGAAGACTCATTTGGAACTGTATCCCTTTGTAAAGACTGCGCCCAGGAAAACCTTGATTGAACCTATTATCGAATCGCGGTTGGCGGAAGCCATGGAACAAAAAAGGTTGAAGGATGAGTAG
- a CDS encoding LytR/AlgR family response regulator transcription factor — protein sequence MKVIIVEDELAASENLAYLLQSMDETIEVEKVLESVTDAADFLSRPYKASLIFMDIHLADGLSFEIFEKVEVTTPIIFTTAYDQYALKAFKVNSIDYLLKPIDEEELLEAIKKFKSRTLDTGIDKQQINSLLGLIRGGAKNYRETFLVSHRDQLIPLKTDNIAYFRIDTGIVKGITLDNQSYVMDNKLEEIEEELDPSKFYRINRQFIVKKDALESIKYYFNGKLIVTLTPSCEEKVVVSKAKATAFKNWVNS from the coding sequence GTGAAGGTAATCATAGTAGAGGACGAATTGGCGGCAAGCGAAAACTTGGCCTATCTGCTTCAAAGCATGGATGAAACCATTGAAGTGGAAAAGGTCTTGGAATCCGTGACCGATGCGGCGGATTTTTTATCCAGACCCTACAAGGCATCCCTTATTTTTATGGACATCCATCTGGCGGACGGACTTTCCTTTGAAATTTTTGAAAAAGTCGAGGTTACTACGCCCATTATTTTTACCACGGCATATGATCAATACGCATTAAAGGCCTTTAAGGTCAACAGTATAGACTATTTATTGAAACCTATCGATGAAGAGGAGCTTTTAGAGGCAATCAAAAAATTCAAAAGCCGAACCCTGGATACGGGTATAGACAAACAACAGATAAATAGCCTATTGGGACTAATAAGAGGAGGGGCGAAGAATTATAGGGAGACATTTTTGGTGAGCCATCGCGATCAGCTCATTCCATTAAAAACGGATAACATAGCCTATTTTAGAATTGACACGGGTATTGTCAAAGGAATTACCTTGGATAATCAATCCTATGTCATGGATAACAAATTGGAAGAAATTGAAGAAGAATTGGATCCTTCCAAGTTTTATAGGATCAATAGGCAGTTTATTGTAAAAAAGGATGCTTTGGAGAGCATCAAGTACTATTTTAACGGTAAGCTTATTGTAACCCTTACACCTTCTTGTGAGGAAAAGGTGGTAGTGAGCAAGGCAAAGGCCACTGCCTTTAAAAACTGGGTCAACTCCTAA
- a CDS encoding sensor histidine kinase: MQYSIMLKPVKIGQILKISLLLALLISLPRSIYIYNMLSDGNLELSRDLLIDFLGRYVFFVVFSWIMLQFNTNTVYLYFKESPRLGVMLSILVNILILILFLNLFNYLFPFITGQEMDDRARGFSNFNYTVLMVVLFFIARVLRLQTDQQESKLENERLKQQNLQSELAALKNQIDPHFLFNSLNSLTSLIRDNKPATQFVNKLSHMYRYILQSGDSNLVTVREELKYLESYAYLIETRYRDRFKLNIEINEAYLDEKLPPMALQLLVENAVKHNEISASHPLKVDIVQRNGSIFVENVIRPRTNLADGTKNGLINLKKRFGLLLKQELIIREDNDIFSVELPLSK; this comes from the coding sequence ATGCAATATAGTATCATGCTAAAGCCGGTTAAAATAGGTCAGATTCTGAAGATCTCTTTGCTTTTGGCCTTGTTGATATCCCTACCAAGGTCTATTTATATCTATAATATGTTATCCGATGGCAACCTGGAACTTTCCAGGGACCTGTTGATAGACTTTTTAGGAAGATATGTGTTTTTTGTGGTTTTCTCCTGGATCATGCTGCAGTTCAATACGAATACCGTATACTTATATTTTAAGGAATCCCCCAGACTTGGGGTCATGTTATCGATACTCGTTAACATCCTCATTCTAATACTGTTTCTAAACCTCTTCAATTATTTGTTTCCTTTTATTACCGGTCAGGAAATGGATGATAGGGCCAGGGGTTTCAGTAATTTCAATTATACGGTATTGATGGTGGTCCTTTTCTTTATTGCGAGGGTATTGCGCTTGCAAACAGACCAACAGGAAAGCAAATTGGAGAACGAACGGCTTAAACAGCAGAATTTGCAGAGCGAGTTGGCCGCTTTAAAAAATCAGATAGATCCCCATTTTCTGTTCAATTCCCTAAACTCGCTTACCTCATTGATCAGGGACAATAAACCGGCAACACAGTTTGTGAACAAACTTTCCCATATGTACCGATATATTCTTCAAAGCGGGGACTCCAACTTGGTGACCGTCAGGGAAGAATTGAAATATTTGGAAAGTTATGCCTATCTCATTGAAACGCGGTATAGGGATCGGTTTAAACTGAATATAGAGATCAACGAGGCGTATCTGGATGAAAAATTGCCGCCCATGGCCCTTCAACTGTTGGTAGAGAATGCGGTAAAGCACAATGAGATATCCGCTTCGCACCCGCTCAAAGTGGACATCGTTCAAAGGAATGGGTCTATTTTTGTAGAGAACGTTATCAGGCCTAGGACGAATTTGGCGGATGGAACAAAGAACGGATTGATAAATTTGAAAAAACGATTTGGCCTGCTTCTAAAACAGGAATTGATCATTAGAGAGGATAATGATATATTTAGTGTAGAATTACCCTTGTCAAAATAG
- a CDS encoding aldehyde dehydrogenase (NADP(+)), translating into MSSDMTYYQAINPATGQKLEGEFKNSTWKDVDQAAKNAATAFQVYRKLDNETKAEFLEEIANEILALGDALLERCHLETALPLGRLTGERGRTMNQLRLFASVVREGSWVDARIDLAQPNREPLPKSDIRHMLIPLGPVAVFGASNFPLAFSTAGGDTASALAAGCPVVYKGHPAHPGTTELITGAIQKAITKIGLPEGVFSMVQGTSIEVGENLVKHEDIKAVGFTGSYNGGMAIFNYANTRPVPIPVFSEMGSTNPMFILPGALKDRASQLAQGYSNSLNMGVGQFCTNPGLSFYPKGERSNKFLEVLSNQIKSTEAATMLTAGIQSAYKKGLDALSATQDLEIIGEGKLPSDSIGVSSKVFKTTMDTYLKNSKLSEENFGPSSIVVEAATKEDLLKAARELEGHLTATVHATEEDLENYAELFEILEQKVGRVLVNGYPTGVEVCHSMVHGGPFPATTAPSSTSVGTNAIKRFVRPVCYQDYPESLLPVELKNDNPLHIWRLVDGEFSQKSI; encoded by the coding sequence ATGAGTAGCGATATGACATATTATCAGGCCATAAACCCGGCAACTGGGCAAAAATTGGAAGGCGAATTCAAAAATTCAACATGGAAGGATGTGGACCAAGCGGCCAAAAATGCCGCCACGGCCTTTCAAGTATATAGGAAGTTGGACAATGAGACGAAGGCGGAATTTCTTGAAGAAATTGCCAATGAAATCCTCGCGTTAGGGGACGCATTATTGGAACGCTGCCATTTGGAAACCGCATTGCCTTTGGGCCGACTCACAGGGGAACGAGGAAGGACCATGAACCAGTTACGTTTGTTTGCCAGTGTTGTAAGGGAAGGTTCTTGGGTAGATGCCCGTATAGATTTGGCCCAACCCAATAGGGAACCCTTGCCAAAATCGGACATACGGCACATGTTGATACCGCTAGGACCAGTGGCGGTCTTTGGGGCCAGTAATTTTCCATTGGCATTTTCAACCGCCGGTGGGGATACGGCTTCAGCTTTGGCCGCAGGTTGTCCTGTGGTCTATAAAGGTCATCCGGCGCACCCGGGAACTACGGAACTGATTACCGGAGCCATCCAGAAGGCCATTACAAAAATTGGTTTGCCAGAAGGTGTTTTCTCTATGGTTCAGGGAACCTCTATTGAAGTTGGTGAAAACCTGGTCAAACATGAGGATATTAAAGCGGTAGGTTTTACAGGTTCTTATAATGGAGGTATGGCGATATTCAATTATGCAAATACCAGGCCAGTTCCAATTCCGGTCTTTTCTGAAATGGGAAGCACAAACCCTATGTTCATATTGCCAGGGGCACTAAAAGACAGGGCATCACAATTGGCGCAAGGTTATTCCAATTCCCTCAATATGGGTGTAGGCCAATTTTGTACCAATCCCGGGCTTAGTTTCTATCCAAAAGGGGAGAGGTCCAATAAATTCTTGGAGGTCCTTTCCAATCAGATTAAATCTACGGAGGCCGCCACCATGCTTACCGCAGGTATTCAATCGGCATACAAAAAGGGCTTGGATGCGCTTTCCGCTACACAAGATTTGGAAATAATAGGTGAGGGAAAATTGCCTAGTGACAGCATTGGCGTCAGTTCCAAAGTCTTTAAGACGACAATGGACACATATCTAAAAAATAGCAAACTCTCAGAAGAAAATTTTGGTCCTTCTTCCATTGTAGTGGAAGCTGCCACAAAAGAGGATCTTTTAAAGGCAGCACGTGAACTGGAAGGTCACCTAACGGCTACCGTTCACGCCACTGAAGAGGATTTGGAGAACTATGCCGAGCTGTTTGAAATTCTTGAGCAGAAAGTGGGCCGAGTTCTGGTAAACGGTTATCCAACAGGGGTGGAGGTTTGCCATTCCATGGTGCATGGCGGGCCATTTCCAGCTACAACGGCTCCAAGTTCTACATCCGTAGGAACCAATGCAATTAAAAGGTTCGTTAGGCCAGTTTGCTATCAGGATTATCCAGAAAGTCTGCTTCCCGTTGAACTTAAAAACGACAACCCTTTACATATCTGGAGATTGGTCGATGGAGAATTTTCCCAAAAATCCATTTAG
- a CDS encoding UxaA family hydrolase: protein MMQQMIKVHKEDNVGIALADLTQGEVIHFEGHDITILNPTKAKHKIAIQDLKEGDSVFMYGVIVGRALHFIQKGGLLTTENVKHQSAEVQGRTDRYTWNPPDISQWKERTFLGYHRPDGQVGTQNVWLFFPLVFCENRNIEILKDTFEKELAIGKISNQRQLLRRLILGNDLSDNKADTTTGERTFENIEVKFITHQGGCGGIRQDSETLAKLLAGYIKNPNVAGATVLSLGCQNLQINLLTEALKSLDPNLQKPVLIYEQQQLGTVEDMLNIIIKESFEGIKEANNIQRKPAPLSKLKMGLECGGSDGFSGISANPALGYASDLLAALGGSPILSEFPELCGVEQELVNRCVNDEDADRFMQLMKAYENSAERVGSGFDMNPSPGNIKDGLITDAMKSAGAAKKGGTSPINGVLDYGEYVVRPGLNLLCTPGNDVESTTGMVGSGANVVVFTTGLGTPTGNPIAPVIKVSSNTDLAKKMPDIIDIDTGAVIRAEKSIEEMGEEILEYVIQVASGEVNAKADILGQDDFIPWKRGISL from the coding sequence ATGATGCAGCAGATGATCAAAGTACATAAAGAGGACAATGTCGGCATAGCCCTGGCGGACTTAACCCAAGGCGAGGTGATACATTTTGAAGGCCATGACATTACCATCTTAAATCCTACCAAGGCAAAACATAAAATAGCCATCCAGGATTTAAAGGAGGGAGACAGCGTTTTTATGTACGGGGTTATAGTAGGCAGGGCTCTCCACTTCATACAAAAAGGAGGGCTTTTAACCACGGAAAATGTAAAGCATCAGAGTGCGGAAGTACAAGGAAGAACGGATAGGTATACTTGGAACCCTCCCGATATTTCCCAGTGGAAGGAACGAACTTTTTTGGGGTATCACAGGCCAGATGGCCAGGTGGGCACCCAAAATGTATGGCTGTTCTTTCCCTTGGTGTTCTGTGAAAATAGAAATATTGAGATACTAAAGGATACCTTTGAAAAGGAATTGGCCATTGGAAAAATAAGTAATCAAAGACAACTTTTAAGGCGGCTTATACTCGGCAATGACCTCAGTGACAATAAAGCAGATACTACGACGGGTGAACGAACTTTTGAAAATATAGAGGTTAAATTCATAACGCATCAAGGTGGTTGCGGTGGTATTCGTCAAGATTCGGAAACTTTGGCCAAATTATTGGCAGGGTATATCAAAAATCCCAATGTGGCGGGAGCTACGGTCTTAAGCCTGGGATGTCAAAATTTACAGATAAACCTTTTAACGGAGGCCTTAAAATCCTTGGACCCTAATCTACAGAAACCCGTATTGATCTATGAGCAACAGCAATTGGGAACCGTAGAGGATATGTTGAATATTATCATCAAGGAATCTTTTGAAGGAATTAAGGAAGCAAACAACATTCAAAGAAAACCTGCTCCCCTTTCCAAATTGAAAATGGGACTGGAATGTGGGGGTTCCGATGGATTTTCCGGAATTTCGGCAAACCCGGCACTTGGATATGCCTCTGATCTATTGGCCGCTTTGGGAGGTTCTCCCATCCTTTCTGAATTTCCTGAGTTATGCGGGGTAGAACAGGAGCTGGTGAACAGATGTGTAAATGACGAGGATGCCGATCGTTTTATGCAATTGATGAAGGCCTATGAGAATTCCGCGGAACGGGTGGGGTCTGGCTTTGATATGAACCCTTCGCCGGGAAATATCAAGGACGGTCTCATCACGGATGCAATGAAGTCGGCCGGCGCAGCCAAAAAAGGGGGCACATCCCCAATTAACGGGGTGTTGGATTATGGTGAATATGTAGTGCGACCAGGACTGAATTTACTTTGTACTCCAGGAAATGATGTAGAAAGCACTACGGGAATGGTAGGGTCCGGAGCCAATGTTGTAGTTTTTACAACAGGTTTGGGAACACCTACGGGCAACCCGATTGCTCCGGTAATCAAGGTGTCCTCCAATACGGATTTGGCAAAGAAAATGCCCGATATCATCGACATAGACACGGGGGCCGTTATACGGGCAGAGAAATCCATTGAAGAAATGGGAGAGGAAATTTTGGAATACGTCATTCAGGTGGCCAGCGGTGAGGTGAACGCCAAGGCAGATATTTTGGGTCAGGATGATTTTATTCCATGGAAACGTGGTATCTCCTTATAA